The Streptomyces phaeolivaceus genome has a window encoding:
- a CDS encoding pectate lyase family protein, with product MASASSRPSHRRSLRKRRTLVVSAAAVAAAVGVGAVVMNASATATVDLYHQVLPAKDGWAASGSGTTGGTKADAAHTFTVSTRAQLVKALGSATDTTPRIIKVKGTIDANTNDSGKKLTCADYASGTGYSLSAYLKAFAPSTYGKKAPKGTQETAREAAETKQKKNIVFKVPANTTVVGVPGTKAGILGGSLQVQNVKNVIVRNLTFADTRDCFPQWDPTDGSSGEWNSNYDSVTLRGATNVWADHNTFTDAPTFDKTEATYYGRKYQVHDGALDITNGSDLVTVERNRFLNHDKTMLIGSSDTDSTGKLRVTIHHNLWKGIVQRAPLARIGQIHLYNNVYDITTVNGYAPKYSLDSRAKAQVVAERNVWKTPADAKVAKLLSGDGTGSVAGTGNLVNGKATDLVAAYNAANSKKLKKTVNWTPPLTAGLQTAVTALRTDLSGTTGAGALS from the coding sequence GTGGCCTCTGCCTCCTCGCGCCCCTCCCACCGCCGGTCCCTCCGCAAGCGTCGGACCCTCGTGGTCTCCGCCGCCGCCGTGGCCGCGGCCGTCGGCGTCGGCGCCGTCGTGATGAACGCCAGCGCGACCGCGACCGTGGACCTGTACCACCAGGTGCTGCCCGCCAAGGACGGCTGGGCGGCGTCCGGTTCCGGTACGACCGGCGGGACGAAGGCCGACGCGGCGCACACCTTCACGGTGTCGACCCGGGCGCAGCTGGTGAAGGCGCTGGGCTCCGCGACCGACACCACACCCCGGATCATCAAGGTCAAGGGCACGATCGACGCCAACACCAATGACTCCGGCAAGAAGCTGACCTGCGCGGACTACGCCTCAGGCACCGGCTACTCGCTCTCCGCCTACCTCAAGGCGTTCGCCCCGTCGACGTACGGCAAGAAGGCGCCCAAGGGCACCCAGGAGACCGCCCGCGAGGCCGCCGAGACCAAGCAGAAGAAGAACATCGTCTTCAAGGTGCCCGCCAACACCACCGTCGTGGGCGTCCCCGGCACCAAGGCGGGCATCCTCGGCGGCAGCCTCCAGGTGCAGAACGTCAAGAACGTCATCGTCCGCAACCTGACCTTCGCGGACACCCGGGACTGCTTCCCGCAGTGGGACCCCACCGACGGCTCCTCGGGCGAGTGGAACTCCAACTACGACTCCGTCACGCTGCGCGGCGCGACCAACGTCTGGGCGGACCACAACACGTTCACCGACGCGCCGACCTTCGACAAGACCGAGGCGACGTACTACGGCCGCAAGTACCAGGTCCACGACGGCGCGCTGGACATCACCAACGGCTCCGACCTGGTGACCGTCGAGCGCAACCGGTTCCTCAACCACGACAAGACGATGCTGATCGGCTCCAGCGACACCGACTCCACCGGCAAGCTGCGCGTGACGATCCACCACAACCTGTGGAAGGGCATCGTGCAGCGGGCGCCGCTGGCCCGCATCGGCCAGATCCACCTCTACAACAACGTCTACGACATCACCACGGTCAACGGCTACGCCCCCAAGTACAGCCTCGACTCCCGCGCCAAGGCCCAGGTCGTCGCCGAGCGCAACGTCTGGAAGACCCCCGCCGACGCGAAGGTCGCCAAGCTGCTGAGCGGCGACGGCACCGGCTCGGTCGCCGGCACCGGCAACCTGGTCAACGGCAAGGCCACCGATCTCGTCGCCGCGTACAACGCCGCGAACTCGAAGAAGCTGAAGAAGACGGTCAATTGGACCCCGCCCCTCACCGCCGGCCTCCAGACCGCGGTCACCGCCCTCCGCACCGACCTGTCCGGCACGACGGGCGCCGGCGCCCTCTCCTGA